In Vigna angularis cultivar LongXiaoDou No.4 chromosome 8, ASM1680809v1, whole genome shotgun sequence, one DNA window encodes the following:
- the LOC108343877 gene encoding heavy metal-associated isoprenylated plant protein 39 isoform X1, which yields MMKVVLKVDVQDEKIRKKAMQRVCGISGVESVSVDMKDNKITVIGDVDSVKVAIKLKKLGPADILSVGPAKEPKKEEKPPEPKKDPKEEYAQLLKIYEAYFNQIRHQPYPYYYNRTVEDNPCACVIC from the exons ATGATG AAAGTGGTTCTAAAGGTGGATGTCCAAGATGAAAAAATCAGGAAAAAGGCCATGCAGAGAGTATGTGGCATTTCGG GGGTTGAGTCAGTCTCTGTGGACATGAAGGACAATAAAATAACTGTAATTGGGGATGTTGATTCTGTTAAAGTGGCCATAAAGCTTAAAAAATTGGGTCCTGCAGACATACTTTCAGTTGGACCTGCGAAGGAAccaaagaaagaagagaagccaCCAGAACCCAAGAAAGATCCAAAGGAGGAATATGCGCAACTTTTGAAGATCTATGAAGCTTATTTTAACCAAATTAGACACCAACCATATCCATATTACTATAACAGAACAGTGGAAGACAATCCATGTGCTTGTGTTATTTGCTAA
- the LOC108343877 gene encoding heavy metal-associated isoprenylated plant protein 39 isoform X2, with amino-acid sequence MQRVCGISGVESVSVDMKDNKITVIGDVDSVKVAIKLKKLGPADILSVGPAKEPKKEEKPPEPKKDPKEEYAQLLKIYEAYFNQIRHQPYPYYYNRTVEDNPCACVIC; translated from the exons ATGCAGAGAGTATGTGGCATTTCGG GGGTTGAGTCAGTCTCTGTGGACATGAAGGACAATAAAATAACTGTAATTGGGGATGTTGATTCTGTTAAAGTGGCCATAAAGCTTAAAAAATTGGGTCCTGCAGACATACTTTCAGTTGGACCTGCGAAGGAAccaaagaaagaagagaagccaCCAGAACCCAAGAAAGATCCAAAGGAGGAATATGCGCAACTTTTGAAGATCTATGAAGCTTATTTTAACCAAATTAGACACCAACCATATCCATATTACTATAACAGAACAGTGGAAGACAATCCATGTGCTTGTGTTATTTGCTAA
- the LOC128193785 gene encoding uncharacterized protein LOC128193785, translated as MAPRLPPPPQPNEPDASNNSRLLENVIERLQQQNTTLMEQNATLMQQNQAAMQGLEASRVNSENTQRQLMEILAVTRGTPGASSSNAIQHATQPNAEWSLESFLQHHPSKFSGKCLPDEADQWLRDMERIFNAKRCPDENRLAYAEYLLTGEASHWWASARAILTDAHQQITWEVFRNKFYEEYFPDSVRFAKEVEFLQLVQGGMSVSEYTNKFKHLIRFNTMATSEEWQCRKFENGLRSDLKVVVSSLCIRTFPAMVERAKVLEKNLAEAERHKKQQTVRGPIVSRGNVNQRGPLYARPAVNASGSQALATVGQSGQPRSLACFHCGGPHLRWACPQLNGGKYCTKCRRNGHSDQECNMGGRAVSRPPNAGRAQQGRGGRAQATGRVYAITGAEAARSGTLITSTCVLYGKPCCVLYDSGATHSFISKACVEKLGLVESELQFDLVVSTPAAGGIKTSTVCVRCPIEVEGRRFKVNLICLPLQDLEVILGMDWLATNRILIDCGKKELVFPGEEEEELSVDCGQLKEDIMEGASCFLIMTYEDNEVERSSNDENSGGRTVVDDFPDVFPDEVPGLPPVREVEFTIDLVTTAAPISVQPYRMAPAELVELKKQIEELMDKRFIRPSASPWGAPVLLVKKKDGSSRLCIDYRQLNKLTIKNKYPLPRIDDLLDQLQGACVFSKIDLRSGYHQIRVKEGDIHKTAFRSRYGHYEYVVMPFGVTNAPAIFMDYMNRIFRPYLDKFVVVFIDDILIYSKSFDEHEDHLRIVLGVLREKELYAKKSKCEFWMKEIQFLGHVVSAGGISVDPAKVKAVLDWESPRSVTEVRSFVGLAGYYRRFIEGFSKIVAPLTYLTRKDQPFAWTDRCEESFQELKKKLTSAPVLVIPDTAKPFEVYCDASYQGLCCVLMQERKVVAYASRQLKIHEKNYPTHDLELAAVVFQASIGMAPFEALYGRKCRTPLCWFQEGENVLTGPELIQQTTEKVKLIQERLKTSQSRQKSYADKRRRPLEFATGDHVFLRLNPITGVGRVLRPKKLSPKFVGPYQILKKIGSVAYELALPPQLSNLHPVFHVSQLRKYVADPSHVLELEDVQLRPDRTLEMQPVCIEDSRTRLYKGKDVRLVKVVWDAKTGDSTWEVAEAMKELYPQLFPGKS; from the exons ATGGCTCCTAGACTTCCTCCCCCACCTCAACCTAATGAACCTGATGCTTCCAACAACTCTAGATTGTTGGAGAACGTCATTGAGAGACTCCAACAGCAAAATACCACCCTCATGGAACAAAACGCCACCCTGATGCAGCAAAACCAAGCTGCTATGCAAGGTTTGGAGGCCTCGCGTGTTAATTCTGAAAACACGCAAAGGCAATTGATGGAGATCTTGGCGGTCACTAGAGGTACACCTGGAGCTTCTTCTTCAAACGCCATTCAACATGCTACCCAACCCAATGCtgaatggagtttggagagttttctccaGCACCATCCGTCCAAGTTCAGTGGCAAGTGTCTTCCGGATGAAGCAGACCAGTGGCTGAGAGATATGGAGAGAATTTTCAACGCCAAGAGATGTCCGGATGAAAACCGCTTGGCATATGCGGAGTACTTGCTGACTGGAGAAGCCagccactggtgggcgagcgCCAGAGCCATTCTGACGGACGCTCACCAGCAGATTACTTGGGAAGTGTTCAGAAACAAATTCTATGAAGAGTACTTCCCTGACAGTGTCCGTTTTGCAAAGGAGGTTGAGTTTTTACAGCTGGTTCAGGGGGGAATGTCAGTCTCCGAATATACGAACAAGTTCAAACACTTGATTCGCTTCAATACAATGGCCACTAGTGAGGAGTGGCAGTGCAGAAAATTTGAGAACGGTCTACGCAGTGATCTGAAGGTTGTGGTTTCCAGTTTGTGTATCCGAACATTCCCTGCTATGGTTGAGAGGGCCAAAGTGTTGGAGAAGAACTTGGCAGAGGCGGAACGGCACAAGAAACAGCAAACAGTAAGGGGGCCGATTGTCTCAAGGGGAAATGTGAATCAGAGGGGACCCCTTTACGCTCGTCCAGCAGTCAACGCGAGTGGATCCCAAGCCTTGGCTACTGTCGGCCAGTCTGGACAGCCAAGGAGTTTGGCATGTTTCCATTGTGGAGGACCGCACCTTAGGTGGGCTTGTCCTCAGCTGAATGGGGGAAAGTACTGCACTAAATGCAGAAGGAATGGACACTCGGATCAGGAGTGTAATATGGGAGGCCGTGCGGTATCAAGACCGCCGAACGCTGGAAGAGCCCAACAAGGAAGAGGTGGACGTGCGCAAGCTACAGGGAGAGTTTATGCAATTACTGGTGCTGAAGCTGCTCGTTCAGGTACACTCATCACCAGCACTTGCGTGCTATATGGAAAGCCTTGTTGTGTATTGTATGACTCGGGGGCAActcattccttcatctcgaaggcatGCGTTGAGAAACTGGGGTTAGTGGAGAGTGAATTACAGTTCGAcctggtggtgtcaaccccagcggctggtgggATCAAGACGTCTACAGTTTGTGTAAGATGTCCGATAGAAGTTGAGGGGCGTAGATTTAAGGTTAATCTCATTTGTTTACCCCTTCAAGACTTAGAAGTAATTTTggggatggattggttggctaccaATCGGATTCTCATTGATTGTGGGAAGAAGGAGTTAGTCTTCCCAggtgaagaagaggaggagttGTCTGTTGATTGCGGTCAGTTGAAGGAAGACATCATGGAAGGAGCGAGCTGTTTTCTGATCATGACGTATGAAGACAACGaagtggagcgttcgtccaatgatgAGAACAGTGGAGGACGAACGGTAGTGGATGACTTTCCGGACGTCTTTCCGGATGAAGTCCCTGGTCTACCTCCTGTTCGTGAGGTCGAATTCACGATCGACCTGGTGACAACTGCTGCACCCATCTCGGTTCAACCTTATAGAATGGCACCAGCCGAGTTGGTAGAGCTTAAGAAGCAAATTGAGGAGTTGATGGATAAGAGGTTCATCAGGCCGAGTGCTTCACCATGGGGAGCACCTGTGTTGCTggtcaagaagaaggatggcagctctcggctcTGCATTGATTATAGACAACTtaataagctgaccatcaagaacaagtatccactGCCAAGGATAGACGACCTACTGGATCAGTTGCAGGGTGCGTGCGTATTTTCAAAGATTGATCTACGTTCgggatatcatcaaattagaGTGAAGGAGGGTGATATTCATAAGACTGCATTTCGGTCTCGTTATGGTCATTATGAATACGTGGTGATGCCCTTTGGAGTGACGAACGCACCTGCAatcttcatggattacatgaacagAATTTTTAGACCGTACCTGGATAAGTTTGTTGTAGTATTCATTGACGACATCCTCATTTACTCCAAGAGCTTTGACGAACATGAAGACCACTTGAGGATTGTCTTGGGCGTGTTGAGGGAGAAGGAATTGTATGCCAAGAAGTcaaagtgtgaattttggatgaaggaaatCCAATTTTTGGGGCACGTCGTTTCTGCTGGTGGCATTTCAGTGGATCCAGCCAAAGTGAAAGCAGTCCTGGATTGGGAGAGCCCACGCTCGGTCACAGAGGTTAGAAGCTTTGTGGGGCTTGCGGGCTATTATAGGCGATTTATTGAGGGattctctaagatagtagccCCTCTGACGTATCTCACCAGGAAAGACCAGCCGTTCGCATGGACCGATCGTTGTGAGGAGAGCTTCCAggaattgaagaagaaactaACGAGCGCCCCAGTATTGGTCATTCCAGACACGGCCAAACCTTTTGAAGTGTATTGTGATGCGTCGTATCAAGGTTTGTGCTGCGTACTGATGCAGGAAAGGAAGGTAGTGGCGTACGCTTCTAGACAGTTGAAGATCCATGAGAAGAACTATCCCACACACGACTTAGAGCTGGCAGCAGTCGT ttttcaagcaAGCATAGGAATGGCGCCGTTTGAAGCTCTTTATGGAAGGAAGTGTCGAACACCATTGTGTTGGTTCCAAGAAGGCGAGAATGTGTTAACAGGACCAGAATTAATCCAGCAAACAACCGAGAAGGTGAAACTGATTCAAGAACGATTGAAGACGTCTCAAAGCAGGCAGAAATCTTATGCtgataagagaagaagaccCTTAGAGTTCGCTACTGGAGATCACGTGTTTCTCAGGTTGAATCCAATCACTGGAGTGGGAAGAGTccttcgtccaaagaagctttCACCCAAATTCGTAGGGCCTTATCAAATTCTGAAGAAGATTGGATCAGTGGCGTATGAGCTAGCTTTACCACCTCAACTGTCCAATCTCCATCCAGTCTTTCACGTTTCTCAGCTCCGGAAGTATGTAGCTGATCCATCACAcgtactggagttggaagatGTCCAACTTCGCCCAGACCGAACGCTGGAGATGCAACCAGTCTGCATTGAAGACAGCCGCACCAGACTCTACAAAGGAAAGGACGTTCGTCTTGTGAAAGTGGTGTGGGACGCGAAGACTGGCGACTCAACATGGGAGGTTGCAGAGGCCATGAAGGAGCTATACCCTCAATTGTTCCCTGGTAAGTCCtag
- the LOC108343875 gene encoding heavy metal-associated isoprenylated plant protein 39-like has translation MMKVVLKVELYDDKIKKKAMKRVSGISGVESVFVDMKDQKMTVIGSVDSVKVAVKLKKLCQVDILSVGPAKEEKKEEPKKEEKKPEAKKDPKEEYAEALKVFEAYFNQTRQQPYPYYYYRTVEENPTGCVIC, from the exons ATGATG AAAGTGGTACTGAAGGTGGAACTCTATGAtgacaaaatcaagaaaaaggCCATGAAGAGAGTGTCTGGTATTTCGG GGGTTGAGTCAGTGTTTGTGGACATGAAAGACCAGAAAATGACCGTAATTGGGAGTGTTGATTCTGTTAAAGTGGCGGTAAAGCTTAAAAAATTGTGTCAAGTTGACATACTTTCAGTTGGACCTGCGAAGgaggagaaaaaggaagaaccaaagaaagaagagaagaagccAGAAGCTAAGAAAGATCCAAAGGAGGAATATGCTGAAGCTCTGAAGGTGTTTGAAGCATATTTTAACCAAACCAGACAGCAACCGTATCCATATTACTATTACAGAACAGTGGAAGAGAATCCAACTGGCTGTGTTATTTGCTAA
- the LOC108345197 gene encoding heavy metal-associated isoprenylated plant protein 39, with translation MKKVVLKVDLHGDRIKQKAMQTASGLSGIESVSLDVKDMKLILLGEIDPVNAVSKLRKLCHTEIVSVGPAKEEKDKNETAKLAVPLKLNEAYYPLYYQMTPQYSQSYYVTSYDENPNTCVIC, from the exons ATGAAG AAAGTAGTGTTGAAGGTGGACTTGCATGGTGATAGAATCAAGCAGAAAGCCATGCAGACAGCATCTGGCCTTTCAG GGATTGAATCGGTTTCTCTTGATGTGAAAGAcatgaaattgatcttgttgggtGAGATTGATCCAGTGAATGCAGTGTCGAAGCTAAGAAAGTTGTGTCATACTGAAATAGTTTCAGTTGGACCAGCAAAAGAGGAGAAAGATAAGAACGAGACAGCAAAGTTAGCTGTTCCTCTAAAACTCAATGAAGCATACTATCCACTTTATTATCAGATGACTCCACAGTATAGTCAAAGTTACTATGTCACAAGTTACGATGAAAATCCTAATACCTGTGTCATCTGCTAA